The Arthrobacter sp. PM3 genome contains the following window.
TTCCCCGCCGCGGGCCTCGATCAGCTGCAGCGCAGCCTCCAGGGCGTATTCATCCAGTTCGGAGAGAATGCTTTCGGAGCGGTCCGTGGTGTTTCCCGCACCGGTGAGGTGCCGGTCGAACTGCGCATCCGGGACGTGCTTGACCAGCACAATGATTTTCAGAGTCTCTTCCACTGTGTCTACAGCAGCCTTCCATGCGGGTGGATAGCCGCCCCTGGCGGGGTCATGGCAACGGAACGCCCGGCAGCCGGGCTGTTCCTAGCTAACCATAAAGCCGCGGCGCGGCGCCGCCTGGGTTAACGCCTGTGTCAGGGCCGGACACGGGAATGACAGGGCGCGGCGATGGCAGAGCATGGCAATGGCCGGGCCGCACCGCGCGGGTGCTGCCCGGCCATTGCCTGTGCCTGGTGCGCTGTTGCTACTGCACTGCCTCCAGGGGAGGTGTGCTTACTGTTCGGCTGCGGCGCCGAGGGTCACATCGACTTCCTTCTCCTGGCCGCCGCGCAGCACCGTGACCTTGACCGTGCCGCCGGCAGGCTGTTCACGCACCGCAGCGGTCAACTGGTTGGGATCGCTGATGGTCAGGTTCTGGAACTTCGTGACGACGTCGCCGACCTTGATGCCGGCCTTGTCAGCGGCCGAGCCGGACTCAACCGTCGCTACCTCGGCGCCCACGGAGAACCCGGAAGCCGACGAGCCGGCGGTCTTGGCCTTGACGCTGACACCGAACTGCCCGTGCGTGGCCTTGCCGTTGTTGATGATCTCCTGGGCCACGCGCTTGGCGTTGTTGATCGGGATGCTGAAGCCCACGCCGATGTTGCCGCTGCTGCTGCCGGTGGCCGAATCGCCGCCGGCGGAGGCGATCGCGACGTTGACGCCGATGATTTCACCCTTCGTGTTCACCAGCGCGCCGCCGGAGTTGCCGGGGTTGATGGCCGCATCCGTCTGGATGACATTGATCGAGATGGACCCCTGGTCTGCGGTGCTCTGGGACTGGCCGCCGCCGGGAGGTGCGAACTGGAAGCCCTGGTCGCCGCCCTGGGAGTTGTCCGCACCGTCCTTAGGCGCGGCCGAGGACGCCACGCTGATGGTCCGGTTCAGGGTGGAGACGATGCCGTCCGTGACAGTGCCGGTAAGTCCGAGCGGCGAGCCGATAGCGACGGCGGTGTCGCCGACATTGAGCTTGCCGGAATCACCCAGCGTTGCCGGGACCAGCCCGGAGGCGTTGTCAATCTTGATCACGGCGAGGTCGGAAAGGGGGTCGGTGCCGACAATCTTCGCGGAGTAGACCTTGCCGTCGTGGGTCCGGACTTCCACGGTGGCATTGGCCGCCTTGCCGTCGAGCGTCACCACGTGCGTGTTGGTCAGCACGTGCCCCTCGGCGTCCAGGATGATCCCGCTGCCGGTGCCGCCGTCGCTGCCGCTGGTGGCTTTGATGGTCACAACGCTGGGGGAAGCCTTGAGGGCGGCGGCTGAGATGGCGTTGACGTCTTCCCTGTTGTTGACGATCACCGGACCGGCCTGGCTCGAGGTGCTCGTGGACGCGGTCGAGGCACGGTCCGCCAGCAGCGCGTTGCTGCCGGCAACCACGCCGCCGCCGATCAGGCCGGCCGCCACGATGCTGGCCACGAGGGTCGGGACGCCGAACGCCGCCTTGCGCTTCGGGGCGTGCGCCGGGTCGTTCGCGAAGCTCTGCCCGGAAAAGCTCTGGCCGGAACCATAGGACGGTCCCGGCGGCTGGTTGCCATAGGGGGCGTAGCCGTAGTGCGGCTGGTTTCCTGCGGGCGCACCGTACGCGTGGGGTCCGGGCTGCTGGGGCTGGGTCTGTGAAGGCTGGGGCTGTGAGGGCTGGAGCTGGGGAGGCTGGGACTGGGAGTAGACCGGACGCGGCGCACCGTCCTCGGGGCGGTCCAGCCGGAGCGTCGGGTTCGCGGGCGTCGGGGCGGGCTGCGCAGGGACAGTCGGCTGCGTGACAGGCGGCTGCGCGGCGACATCAGGCTGCGCCGCGACATTCGGCTGCGCCGGCGCGCTATCCTGGGGCCCCGCCGGTTCCCGGTGGTGTTGTGTCGGCTCAGGTGACGCACCCGGCACTGGGTTCTCAGTCATGAGACTTCCTTTCATCCTCGTCTGCCTCTAACTATGGACGCTCAGACTGATACTAGAGCGGACATTTGCTGGGAGGTTCCTGAATGGATAGTCGGCGGCCGGCAGGGCTGTATTCCTGCACGGTTAACCTGCTTAAGCGCGTTTCGCTGGTGGCATATTCCCGTCGGTGGACGGCCATTTGGGTGCACCATAGAATCAAATGGAATTGCCACAGCGACCTGCGGCTTTACATCTGCGTGGGGGCGCTGCTGCATTCTGTGACGGCTGGTTCGACCGAACCGGTCCCAGAAGTGCTGAAGGGTTGCACATGCGGTCTAAGTTGAATCGTTTCCTCGCCGTCCTTGGCGTGGCCGGATTACTGGCGCTTCCCGCCGCCCCGGCCCTGGCCGAAGATCCGGTGACCATCCCGTCCGGGCAGAACATCGTGGACGACGCGAACGTGCTCGGCAGCCGCAAGGGCGAAGTCCAGGACGCGATCCAGCAGCTCCTGAAGGACCACAAGTACAACCTGTACGTCATCACGGCCAAGACGTTCGAGAACCCGACCGATCCCAAGGCGTGGGCCCAGGCCGTCGCAAAGAACAAGGGCATGGGCAAGGCCGACGTCATCCTCACGATGTCCGATGACGGCCACTACTACTTCTCCCCCTATTCGACCAGCGCCATCTACCCCAAGACCTCAAACATCGTGCAAAACGCGATCGTGCCCAACCTGGCCGGAGGCAAGCGCGACTTCGCGCAGGCGGCCATTGATACCGCGACTGCGGTGGGCGATGCTGCCGCCGGCGGCAGCGGCGCCGTCCAGTCCGGCGGCGGCGCGGGCAGCGCCGTCCTGGTGGGAGTCGGCGTCGTGGCCGTGGGCGGTGCGGGCACGTACCTGTACCTGCGCAGCCGCCGCAAGAAGGCGGCCCAGGGCGCCGGGGGCACCGCCGGGTCCCAGGGCGGCGCGCCGGATCCGCTGGCAGGCCTCAGCGTCGCCGAGCTGCGCCGGAAGAGTGACTCCCTGCTGATCGAAGCCGATGACGCCATCAAGTCCAGCGAACAGGAACTTGGATTCGCCCAGGCCCAGTACGGCGACTCCGCGGTGGGCAACTTCACCAAGGCACTGCAAGAGGCGAAGGGGCACATGACGGAGTCGTTCAAGCTGCAGCAGCAGCTCGACGACCACATTCCCGACACCGAGGAGCAGCAGCGCAGCTGGCTCGGCGAAATCATCCGCCGTTCCGAAGCCGCCCTGGCGTCGCTGCAGGAGCAGAAAGCCGACTTCGATTCGCTGCGCGAACTGGAGAAAAACGCCCCGCAGGCCCTCGCCGCGGTCGGTACCGGTGCCGCCGAGGCCCGGGAAAAGATTGCCAGCGCGGAACAGTCGCTGACCGAGCTGCGCGCCAAGTACGCCGAGAGCGCCCTGGTCCAGGTGGCGGACAACATCAACCAGGCCAAGGAACGCCTCGACTTCGTCCAAAACGCCTCCGCCGCGGCGCAGGAAAAGCTCGCGGCGGGTGAAAACAGCCTCGCCGCCGTCGCCGTGCGCGCCGCGGAGGAGAGCCTGCACCAGACCAACGTCCTGATCGGCGCCATCACCAAGGTGGCCAGCAGCCTCGGCGAGGCACGCAGCAGCCTGGAGGCCGCCGTCGTCGACACCGCCCAGGACCTTGCCCAGGCGAAGGCCATGATCCAGTCCGGCGCCCACCCGGAACTTTCCGGCCCGGTGGCCGCCGTGGAGGCCGCGCTGGCACAGGTCAAGGCCCAAATCCAGAGCGGCAAGATCGATCCGATCGCCACGCTGAAGCAGGTGGAAACGGCACACCAGACCCTCGATCAGGCCCTCGGCGGAATCCGCGACCAGCAGGAGCAGGTGCGCCGGGCCCAGGCCTCGCTGCAGCAGAGCATCATGTCGGCCCAGGCCCAGATCAGCGCGACATCGGACTACATCACCGCCCGCCGCGGCGGGGTCGGCACCGAGGCCCGCACCCGCCTGGCGGAGGCCCAGCGGAATCTGGACTACGCACTCTCCATCTCCCGCAACGACCCGGTGACGGCGCTCCAGTACGCCCAGCAGGCCTATGCGCTTGCGACGCAGGCCGCACAGCTGGCCCAGTCCGACGTTGACCACTTCGGCGGCTACGCCAGTCAGGGCTATGGCCGCGGCGGGATGTTCGGTGGCAGCGGCGGCGGAGGATTGGGCGGAGCGATCCTCGGTGGCATCCTCATCAACTCGATCCTTCACGGCGGTGGCGGCGGCGGCTGGGGCGGCGGTGGCGGCGGTGGCTGGGGCGGCGGTGACTCCGGCGGTGGCTGGGGCGGCGGCGAGTTCGGCGGAGGCGGCGATTTTGGCGGCGGTGACTCCGGCAGTTTCTAGCACCTGAAGCTTTACATCTGTTCACTGGAGGCAGTGAGGCAAGTGAGCAGGACAACTGAGCATGACAATTGAGCAGGACGAAAGGTAAAACCATGGTTAAGCAGTCCATCTTCGGCCGTATGGCACAGCTGGCGAAGGCCAACATCAACTCGTTGTTGGACCAGGCCGAGGATCCGCAGAAGATGCTGGACCAGATGGTCCGTGACTACACGAACAACATCGCGGAGGCCGAATCCGCCGTCGCCCAGACCATCGGCAACCTGCGTATGCTCCAGGATGACTATAACGAGGACGTCCGCAATGCCCAGGACTGGGGCAACAAGGCCCTCGCGGCGTCCCGGAAAGCCGACGAATACCGGGCCAAGGGCGATATCGGCGACGCCGAGAAGTTCGACAACCTCGCCAAGGTGGCCCTGCAGCGCCAGATCGCCTCGGAAAACGAGGCCAAGGCCGCCGAGCCGGGCATCGCGTCCCAGTCCGAGGTGGTGGACAAGCTCAAGCAGGGCCTTGACCAGATGAAGGGCAAGCTCAATGAACTGACCAGCAAGCGCAACGAGCTGGTAGCCCGGTCCAAGACCGCGGCGGCGCAGAGCCAGGTCCACGACGCCCTCAAGAGCATCAACATCATGGACCCCACCTCCGAGGTGGGCCGCTTCGAAGAGAAGATCCGCCGCGAGGAGGCCAAGGTCAGGGGCCAGCAGGAACTTGCCGCCTCCAGCTTGGACGCCCAGTTCAACGCGCTCGAGGACCTCGGCGAACAGACCGAAATCGAGGCCCGGCTCGCCGCGCTGAAGTCGGGCAGCGGCCCCGCGGCCATCGGCACCGGAGACCGCGCCGCCGCCGGCTCCACAGTGGACGAGGCCGACTTCGACAAGCTCTAAGCTGTCCGCCGGGCGGGCCTGGGACCGCAGGCCCGCCCGGCGCGGTTGCCCCCTTTCGCGCTGTACCGGGATCCGACGCGTGTAGCGTGGGTCCATGTCTGCGACCATTGTTTGGCTCCGCGACGACCTCCGGCTGGATGACAATCCTGCCCTGACGGAGGCCGCCGCCCTCGGCACCCCCCTGACCGTTGTCTACATCCTCGACGAGGAGTCGCCCGGCATCCGGCCCCTGGGCGGTGCCGTGAAGTGGTGGCTCCACCATTCCCTCACCGGGCTTGCCGCCAGCCTCGAAGCCGTAGGCTCGCGTCTGGTGCTCCGGCGCGGACCGGCCGCCCCGATCATCCGCGAGCTCGCCGCGGAGACGTCCGCCAACACCCTGGTGTGGAACCGCCGCTATGGCGCACCCGAACGGGCGGTGGATGCCGGCCTGAAAAGCTGGGCGGCCAGCGAGGGCATCAACGCGGGGAGCTTCCAGGCCAACCTCTTGTTCGAACCCTGGACGGTTCGCACCGGCGGCGGGGGGCCCTACAAGGTCTTCACCCCGTTCTGGAAGGCCTGCCTGGCCGGCGCCGAGCCCCGCCAGCCCCAGCCCGCTCCGGAGCGGCTCCCTGGCCCGGCCCGCACCGGCCACGGAACCTTGCCGTCGAGCGACTCCCTCGACGGCTGGGGATTACTCCCCCGCCGTCCCGACTGGAGCACCGGCTTGGCGGCCACCTGGACACCGGGTGAAGGCGGCGCCCACAGCCGGCTGGCGGATTTCGTGGACGGACCGGCCGCCGAGTACGGCACCGGGCGCGACATCCCGGGGGTGGAAGGCACCAGCCGGCTCTCAC
Protein-coding sequences here:
- a CDS encoding trypsin-like peptidase domain-containing protein translates to MTENPVPGASPEPTQHHREPAGPQDSAPAQPNVAAQPDVAAQPPVTQPTVPAQPAPTPANPTLRLDRPEDGAPRPVYSQSQPPQLQPSQPQPSQTQPQQPGPHAYGAPAGNQPHYGYAPYGNQPPGPSYGSGQSFSGQSFANDPAHAPKRKAAFGVPTLVASIVAAGLIGGGVVAGSNALLADRASTASTSTSSQAGPVIVNNREDVNAISAAALKASPSVVTIKATSGSDGGTGSGIILDAEGHVLTNTHVVTLDGKAANATVEVRTHDGKVYSAKIVGTDPLSDLAVIKIDNASGLVPATLGDSGKLNVGDTAVAIGSPLGLTGTVTDGIVSTLNRTISVASSAAPKDGADNSQGGDQGFQFAPPGGGQSQSTADQGSISINVIQTDAAINPGNSGGALVNTKGEIIGVNVAIASAGGDSATGSSSGNIGVGFSIPINNAKRVAQEIINNGKATHGQFGVSVKAKTAGSSASGFSVGAEVATVESGSAADKAGIKVGDVVTKFQNLTISDPNQLTAAVREQPAGGTVKVTVLRGGQEKEVDVTLGAAAEQ
- a CDS encoding TPM domain-containing protein, encoding MRSKLNRFLAVLGVAGLLALPAAPALAEDPVTIPSGQNIVDDANVLGSRKGEVQDAIQQLLKDHKYNLYVITAKTFENPTDPKAWAQAVAKNKGMGKADVILTMSDDGHYYFSPYSTSAIYPKTSNIVQNAIVPNLAGGKRDFAQAAIDTATAVGDAAAGGSGAVQSGGGAGSAVLVGVGVVAVGGAGTYLYLRSRRKKAAQGAGGTAGSQGGAPDPLAGLSVAELRRKSDSLLIEADDAIKSSEQELGFAQAQYGDSAVGNFTKALQEAKGHMTESFKLQQQLDDHIPDTEEQQRSWLGEIIRRSEAALASLQEQKADFDSLRELEKNAPQALAAVGTGAAEAREKIASAEQSLTELRAKYAESALVQVADNINQAKERLDFVQNASAAAQEKLAAGENSLAAVAVRAAEESLHQTNVLIGAITKVASSLGEARSSLEAAVVDTAQDLAQAKAMIQSGAHPELSGPVAAVEAALAQVKAQIQSGKIDPIATLKQVETAHQTLDQALGGIRDQQEQVRRAQASLQQSIMSAQAQISATSDYITARRGGVGTEARTRLAEAQRNLDYALSISRNDPVTALQYAQQAYALATQAAQLAQSDVDHFGGYASQGYGRGGMFGGSGGGGLGGAILGGILINSILHGGGGGGWGGGGGGGWGGGDSGGGWGGGEFGGGGDFGGGDSGSF
- a CDS encoding PspA/IM30 family protein; translation: MVKQSIFGRMAQLAKANINSLLDQAEDPQKMLDQMVRDYTNNIAEAESAVAQTIGNLRMLQDDYNEDVRNAQDWGNKALAASRKADEYRAKGDIGDAEKFDNLAKVALQRQIASENEAKAAEPGIASQSEVVDKLKQGLDQMKGKLNELTSKRNELVARSKTAAAQSQVHDALKSINIMDPTSEVGRFEEKIRREEAKVRGQQELAASSLDAQFNALEDLGEQTEIEARLAALKSGSGPAAIGTGDRAAAGSTVDEADFDKL
- a CDS encoding deoxyribodipyrimidine photo-lyase, with translation MSATIVWLRDDLRLDDNPALTEAAALGTPLTVVYILDEESPGIRPLGGAVKWWLHHSLTGLAASLEAVGSRLVLRRGPAAPIIRELAAETSANTLVWNRRYGAPERAVDAGLKSWAASEGINAGSFQANLLFEPWTVRTGGGGPYKVFTPFWKACLAGAEPRQPQPAPERLPGPARTGHGTLPSSDSLDGWGLLPRRPDWSTGLAATWTPGEGGAHSRLADFVDGPAAEYGTGRDIPGVEGTSRLSPHLRFGEISPFRIWHTLLDHFGPRIPADVGIFRSELGWREFCWQLLYENPDLATQNYRHEFDRFQWQPPSKAELEAWQQGRTGYPLVDAGMRQLWQTGWMHNRVRMAAASFLVKNLLADWRLGEAWFWDTLVDADAASNPANWQWVAGSGADASPYFRIFNPVTQSKKFDAPGRYLRGYIPELAALDDKSVHEPWKANGDASGYPAPIVDLAETRARALAAYQRLKDA